One region of Oreochromis aureus strain Israel breed Guangdong linkage group 19, ZZ_aureus, whole genome shotgun sequence genomic DNA includes:
- the LOC120434959 gene encoding extracellular calcium-sensing receptor-like, with protein sequence MIYAISKINLPNISIGYDIYDTCGDVGLALRATLQLLKNQSDPQSCLVPADAQFDLPEPETKVVIGERYSEVSIAVARLIALSSVAQISYASTSELLSSKFKFPTFLRTVPSDKYQTRGITELVKIFHWKTVIIVGSDDEYGKYGSDSLQVNFNNENICIEFVHILSADFTTNNNSMNQTELTELLEKIQNSSAEAIIIFTKDTNAEIILEAAIRHRVNRTWIASDAWSSSSNIAAMQDIELAGEVFGFVLKQKEVPGFKDHVMSMFNGTNNTILRDYQTQHLLSVNQSEEERTQHLASYIDQDESYGVYLAVRVIAEGLRRLLKCNDHRCERRSSFTASELLSEIQKVNFTENNTQIYFNSDGDPSLGYDIVYWNRSEGIIIQTIGEYSPEGKITVPTGLFSHLINDTVSVYNCSKKCKQGQGFTLKGKCCGVCVPCASGEISDGNSSACKRCTDNQYSIAEQRDQCFNKMDEFLLWTDPFSVILSFLAVVGIIATVVFAVLFAVYLKTPIVKAVGGYLCFLELFALLTGFCLTFTFIGKPTEKIHCVGVPLFGIAFTLCISCILANLLQIFLGFKFDLKGKSWIKKLNMPLVVVTIIFGIQLGLSVSWLTKEPPHPDNKSLDQTILYNWRSGRSGGGSSGWLERQKITISGENGLLRAYSPGNIIIGGLFPIHLTTNRTNTSGPLSCRDYDIQMFLRSQVMIYAISKINLPNITIGYDIYDTCGDVSLALRATLQLLKNQSDPQSCLVPADAQSKLPEPKTKVVIGERTSEVSIAVARLVALSSIAQISYGSTSELLSRKYKFPTFLRTVPSDEYQTRASLRNPESKLYCGNHAYLF encoded by the exons TGTGGAGACGTCGGCCTCGCCTTGAGAGCGACTCTCCAGCTGCTGAAGAATCAGTCAGACCCACAAAGCTGTTTAGTGCCAGCAGATGCTCAGTTTGACTTACCTGAACCCGAAACCAAGGTGGTGATCGGGGAAAGGTACTCAGAAGTATCGATAGCTGTTGCACGACTTATTGCTCTGTCTTCAGTTGCCcag ATTAGTTATGCATCCACAAGTGAGCTGCTGAGCAGCAAGTTCAAGTTTCCCACTTTTCTGCGAACCGTGCCTAGTGACAAATATCAGACAAGAGGTATTACTGAGCTGGTGAAGATATTCCACTGGAAAACAGTGATTATTGTGGGAAGTGATGATGAGTATGGGAAATATGGCAGTGATAGCCTTCAAGTCAACTTCAACAACGAGAATATCTGCATTGAATTTGTTCACATCTTGTCTGCTGATTTTACGACAAACAATAATAGCATGAACCAAACTGAGCTGACTGAACTACtggaaaaaatccaaaactcTTCTGCTGAGGCCATCATCATCTTCACAAAGGACACTAATGCTGAAATCATCCTGGAAGCAGCTATTAGACACAGAGTCAACAGAACGTGGATTGCAAGTGATGCATGGTCCAGCTCTTCAAATATCGCTGCAATGCAAGACATCGAGCTGGCAGGAGAAGTTTTTGGGTTCGTATTAAAGCAGAAAGAGGTGCCTGGCTTTAAAGACCATGTCATGTCGATGTTTAATGGAACTAATAACACAATTCTTAGAGATTACCAGACGCAGCATCTACTTTCTGTAAATCAGTCTGAAGAAGAAAGAACGCAACATCTGGCTTCTTACATCGACCAGGATGAATCTTATGGTGTTTATTTAGCAGTTCGAGTCATTGCTGAAGGGCTCAGACGCTTGCTGAAGTGTAACGACCATCGGTGTGAACGAAGATCCAGTTTCACAGCCTCAGAG cttCTATCGGAAATCCAGAAAGTAAACTTTACTGAGAACAACACACAAATATACTTCAATAGTGATGGAGATCCCAGTTTGGGATATGATATTGTATACTGGAACAGGTCTGAGGGTATAATAATACAAACTATTGGAGAATACAGTCCAGAAGGAAAAATTACAGTCCCAACAGGCCTTTTCAGTCACCTCATAAATGACACG GTCTCTGTTTACAATTgctcaaaaaaatgtaaacaaggacaaggatttacattaaaaggaaaGTGTTGCGGAGTTTGTGTTCCATGTGCAAGTGGAGAGATTTCTGATGGAAATA GTTCAGCATGCAAGCGCTGCACTGACAACCAATATTCAATTGCTGAACAGAGGGATCAGTGTTTCAACAAAATGGATGAATTTCTCCTCTGGACCGATCCCTTCTCAGTCATTCTGAGCTTCCTTGCAGTTGTTGGGATCATTGCTACCGTTGTCTTTGCTGTTCTGTTTGCAGTATATCTTAAAACTCCCATTGTGAAGGCAGTTGGAGGTTATTTGTGCTTTCTGGAGCTTTTTGCATTGCTGACTGGCTTCTGTCTTACATTCACCTTCATAGGGAAACCTACTGAGAAGATTCATTGTGTAGGTGTGCCTCTCTTTGGCATAGCCTTTACCCTCTGCATCTCTTGCATTCTGGCAAACTTGCTTCAGATCTTCTTGGGCTTCAAGTTTGACCTTAAGGGAAAGTCTTGGATAAAGAAGCTGAATATGCCATTGGTGGTGGTGACCATCATCTTTGGGATTCAGTTAGGCCTATCTGTGTCATGGCTGACCAAAGAACCACCACATCCTGACAATAAATCTTTAGATCAGACTATCCTATACAACT GGAGGAGTGGGCGGAGCGGTGGAGGAtcctctggctggctggagcggcAGAAAATAACCATCTCTG GAGAGAATGGTCTTCTACGTGCATACTCTCCTGGGAATATCATCATTGGAGGACTTTTCCCCATTCACTTAACAACCAATAGGACTAACACTTCTGGACCTCTCTCCTGTCGGGA CTATGACATACAAATGTTCCTCCGTAGTCAAGTGATGATATACGCCATCAGCAAAATCAACCTACCTAACATCACCATAGGATACGACATCTATGACACTTGTGGAGATGTCAGCCTCGCTTTGAGAGCGACTCTCCAGCTGCTGAAGAATCAGTCAGACCCACAAAGCTGTTTAGTGCCAGCAGATGCTCAGTCCAAGTTACCTGAACCCAAAACCAAGGTGGTGATCGGTGAAAGGACCTCAGAAGTATCGATAGCTGTTGCACGACTTGTTGCTCTGTCATCAATTGCCCAG ATTAGTTACGGATCGACTAGTGAGCTGCTCAGCAGGAAATACAAGTTCCCTACATTTCTACGAACAGTGCCTAGTGATGAATATCAGACAAGGG CTTCTCTCAGAAATCCAGAAAGTAAACTTTACTGTGGGAACCACGCGTATCTTTTTTAA